A DNA window from Chitinibacter fontanus contains the following coding sequences:
- the ssuE gene encoding NADPH-dependent FMN reductase, translating into MSKVVLLAGSPSIQSKSSALLQRVARLLKTQGVALELFTLEDFPAEDLINARWDSPAVNEFVQIVAQSDGLVVSTPVYKAAYSGALKTVLDLLPERALENKAVLALASAGSAGHLLAVDYALQPVLTALKARHIVGAVFATDKDFTRNEDLSYQIADPILARLDAAVSQLVAHLPNPEHARIPAGELAKSVQAARISI; encoded by the coding sequence ATGTCCAAAGTTGTATTGTTAGCGGGAAGCCCGAGTATTCAATCTAAATCGAGTGCGCTATTGCAGCGCGTGGCACGCTTGCTCAAAACGCAGGGCGTGGCTTTAGAGCTTTTTACATTGGAAGACTTTCCGGCGGAAGATTTAATCAATGCCCGCTGGGATAGTCCTGCAGTGAACGAATTTGTGCAGATTGTGGCACAAAGTGATGGCTTAGTCGTCTCTACCCCAGTTTATAAAGCGGCCTACAGCGGCGCCTTGAAAACCGTGCTGGATTTATTACCAGAGCGCGCACTGGAAAATAAAGCGGTACTGGCCTTGGCTTCGGCTGGCAGTGCAGGGCATTTGTTGGCTGTGGATTATGCGCTACAGCCTGTGCTAACAGCGCTGAAAGCGCGCCACATTGTTGGCGCTGTGTTTGCCACCGATAAAGATTTCACCCGCAACGAAGATCTGAGTTACCAGATTGCCGACCCGATTTTGGCCCGGCTTGATGCCGCGGTGTCGCAATTGGTAGCGCATTTACCCAATCCAGAACACGCCCGCATCCCAGCGGGAGAGCTGGCTAAATCAGTACAGGCGGCACGGATCAGCATTTAA
- a CDS encoding TOBE domain-containing protein — protein MSIKSINVRNQFRGTIREIIEGPVLSEVDVTTPSGIVTSVITTRSVKELDLKPGREVIAFVKSTEVSIATL, from the coding sequence ATGAGCATTAAATCTATCAATGTGCGCAATCAATTCCGCGGCACGATTCGTGAAATCATCGAAGGCCCAGTGCTATCGGAAGTGGATGTGACCACCCCGTCGGGCATTGTTACATCAGTGATTACGACGCGCTCAGTTAAAGAGCTGGACCTCAAACCAGGCCGCGAAGTGATCGCCTTTGTAAAATCGACCGAAGTATCGATTGCCACCTTGTAA
- a CDS encoding sigma-54 interaction domain-containing protein yields MSDRSSPILTYPEQEKSPLSIRAKALVFADPQSRALLAEVERIAPSLAPVLIHGETGTGKELVARHVHTISGRKGPFVAVNCGAISETLAESELFGHEAGAYTGAVGSKAGWFEAANGGTLFLDEIGDLPLALQVKLLRVLQEREVVRVGARKATAIDVRLVAATNVDLAQAVQAGHFRQDLYYRLNVVSFVLPPLRQRIGDIEPLADYFLEIYAQKLGFAAPRLTADSLAALQAYSWPGNIRELENIIHYALLVSSGREIHPEHLKLSAHNLSTPAATSQRAPLAEIAHQLKLLLGKDQPELFNTLEALLITTAYEQTRFNQVRTAELLGLTRNMVRTLLKRHGLLQESDSLAVHS; encoded by the coding sequence ATGTCTGATCGCTCATCCCCCATTTTGACTTACCCCGAGCAGGAAAAAAGCCCGCTCAGCATTCGGGCTAAAGCCTTGGTGTTTGCCGATCCGCAATCACGCGCCTTGTTAGCCGAAGTGGAGCGCATTGCGCCATCATTGGCGCCAGTACTTATTCACGGCGAAACGGGCACCGGCAAAGAGCTGGTTGCGCGGCATGTGCACACCATTAGCGGTCGCAAAGGGCCGTTTGTGGCAGTCAATTGCGGCGCGATCAGCGAAACCTTGGCCGAGTCGGAATTGTTCGGGCATGAAGCAGGGGCGTACACCGGTGCGGTTGGCAGTAAGGCCGGCTGGTTTGAGGCGGCCAATGGCGGCACCTTATTTCTGGACGAGATCGGCGATTTACCACTGGCTCTGCAAGTGAAATTGCTGCGTGTTTTGCAAGAGCGGGAAGTGGTCCGTGTTGGCGCCCGAAAAGCTACGGCTATTGACGTGCGGCTGGTGGCTGCAACCAACGTGGATTTGGCGCAAGCAGTGCAGGCAGGGCATTTTCGGCAAGATCTGTATTACCGCCTGAATGTCGTGAGCTTTGTATTGCCACCGTTACGGCAAAGGATTGGTGATATTGAACCGCTGGCCGATTATTTTCTGGAAATCTATGCGCAAAAGCTGGGTTTTGCTGCACCTCGCCTAACCGCAGACAGTTTAGCTGCACTGCAAGCGTATAGCTGGCCAGGCAATATTCGTGAGTTGGAAAACATCATCCACTATGCCTTGCTGGTATCGAGTGGCCGAGAAATTCACCCCGAACACCTAAAACTATCGGCGCACAATTTATCCACGCCCGCAGCCACCAGCCAGCGTGCGCCACTGGCCGAGATTGCCCATCAGCTTAAGCTGTTGCTGGGGAAAGATCAGCCAGAGTTATTCAATACATTGGAAGCTTTACTAATCACCACCGCCTACGAGCAAACCCGCTTTAATCAGGTTAGAACCGCTGAATTATTGGGCTTAACACGCAATATGGTCCGTACTTTGCTAAAAAGGCATGGCTTATTGCAAGAGAGCGATAGTTTGGCTGTTCATTCATAG
- a CDS encoding NADP(H)-dependent aldo-keto reductase, with translation MEYRKLGQSDLDVSVIGLGTMTWGEQNTEADAHAQIDYALAQGVNFLDAAEMYPVPPRPETQGRTEQYIGSWFKKTGRRQEVILATKAAGPVRQAHQPNHIRNGKTHFDRANLTAALDASLQRLQTDYIDVYQLHWPDRSTNTFGRLAYPWIDDDYTVAIEETLSILAEFVQAGKVRHIGVSNETPWGVAQFLAASKTRQLPRIASIQNPYSLLNRTFEIGLAEFSHREQVGLLAYSPLAFGVLSGKYLGGVRPAGSRLALYERFSRYTNPQAEQATTEYAAIAREHGLTPTQLALAYVNSRPFVTSNLIGATTLTQLEENIGTIKISLSDEIITKIDQVQARISNPAP, from the coding sequence ATGGAATACCGTAAATTAGGACAAAGCGATTTGGATGTCAGTGTGATTGGTCTAGGTACCATGACCTGGGGTGAGCAAAACACCGAAGCCGATGCGCACGCCCAAATTGATTATGCCTTGGCGCAAGGCGTCAATTTCCTCGATGCCGCTGAGATGTACCCAGTACCACCACGCCCAGAAACCCAAGGCCGCACCGAGCAATATATCGGTAGCTGGTTTAAAAAAACCGGCCGCCGTCAGGAGGTGATTTTGGCGACCAAGGCGGCCGGCCCAGTTCGTCAAGCACATCAGCCTAACCATATTCGTAATGGCAAAACGCATTTTGATCGCGCCAATTTAACGGCCGCACTCGATGCCAGTCTACAACGCTTACAGACTGATTATATCGATGTGTATCAATTGCACTGGCCTGACCGCAGCACCAATACGTTTGGCCGCCTCGCTTATCCGTGGATTGATGATGATTACACGGTGGCGATTGAAGAAACCTTATCGATTCTGGCCGAGTTCGTCCAAGCCGGCAAAGTGCGGCATATTGGCGTCTCGAATGAAACACCGTGGGGTGTGGCCCAATTTTTGGCCGCCAGCAAAACCAGACAACTGCCGCGCATTGCCAGCATTCAGAACCCATATAGCTTACTAAACCGCACGTTTGAAATTGGTCTGGCCGAATTTAGTCACCGCGAGCAAGTGGGCTTACTGGCCTATTCGCCACTGGCGTTTGGTGTATTAAGTGGCAAATATTTGGGCGGTGTGCGACCAGCCGGTTCACGCTTGGCGCTGTATGAGCGCTTTAGCCGCTACACCAATCCACAAGCCGAGCAAGCCACCACTGAATATGCCGCTATCGCGCGTGAACATGGATTAACCCCGACACAACTGGCATTGGCGTATGTAAATAGCCGCCCATTTGTCACCAGCAATCTGATTGGGGCGACCACTTTGACGCAACTGGAAGAAAATATTGGTACGATCAAGATCAGTTTGAGTGATGAAATCATCACCAAAATCGATCAAGTGCAAGCACGCATCAGCAACCCGGCGCCGTAA
- a CDS encoding MFS transporter, which yields MKTDSLFHHRPFQAYWLSRIFTAAGFQILAVATAWQMYSITGSALDLGLVGLLEFAPRVLFLLQIGMVADRYDRRLITAATKGAQALAGLILCVLTIRQGMTREVLFALAFLLGTARAFEMPSMQALLPNIVPAALLPSAIAAAASAMQAATIVAPALGGFLFAIGPAQTYALSALMMLIACILMFVLPKPPPAEQLASKGLDHLLAGFRYIRDHKDILGAISLDLFAVLLGGATALLPIFASEILKTGPWGLGLLRSAPAVGAITVSVLLAYFPLQRQVGKKMFVAVFLFGVATIIFGLSSSIWLSLLALVLLGAADMVSMVVRGALVQLETPDHMRGRVSAVNGLFIGASNQLGEFESGLTAHWFGPQVAVVLGGVGTVLVAGLWIKWFPNLWHRDGMSRKDD from the coding sequence ATGAAAACCGATTCATTGTTTCACCATCGCCCATTTCAAGCCTACTGGCTATCCCGAATCTTTACTGCCGCAGGCTTTCAGATTCTAGCTGTAGCGACGGCTTGGCAGATGTACAGCATTACTGGCAGCGCTTTGGATTTGGGGCTGGTTGGATTGTTGGAATTTGCTCCTAGGGTGCTGTTCTTATTGCAGATTGGCATGGTCGCAGATCGTTATGATCGCCGCCTGATAACGGCGGCCACCAAGGGCGCTCAAGCACTGGCTGGCTTGATACTCTGCGTACTCACCATCCGGCAAGGCATGACGCGGGAGGTATTGTTTGCTCTGGCCTTTTTGCTGGGTACTGCGCGTGCTTTTGAAATGCCGTCGATGCAGGCACTGTTACCCAATATAGTGCCTGCAGCATTACTGCCCAGTGCTATTGCCGCAGCGGCTTCGGCAATGCAGGCCGCTACGATTGTAGCCCCAGCCTTAGGTGGTTTTTTATTTGCGATTGGCCCAGCTCAAACGTATGCCTTGAGTGCATTAATGATGCTGATTGCGTGTATCTTGATGTTTGTTTTGCCCAAGCCGCCCCCTGCCGAGCAGCTTGCCAGCAAAGGGCTAGATCATTTGCTCGCTGGATTTCGCTATATCCGCGATCACAAGGATATTTTGGGAGCGATTTCACTGGATTTATTTGCGGTTCTGCTTGGCGGCGCTACGGCGCTGTTACCAATTTTTGCTTCCGAAATTTTAAAAACAGGCCCCTGGGGCTTGGGTTTATTACGCTCAGCGCCGGCGGTAGGGGCGATTACCGTATCGGTGTTGCTGGCTTATTTTCCTTTGCAACGGCAAGTGGGAAAGAAAATGTTTGTCGCCGTGTTCCTGTTTGGCGTGGCGACGATTATTTTCGGGCTTTCAAGTTCAATCTGGCTATCGCTATTGGCACTGGTGCTACTGGGGGCGGCGGATATGGTTAGCATGGTGGTGCGCGGTGCCTTGGTTCAACTAGAAACGCCCGATCACATGCGGGGCAGAGTGAGTGCGGTCAATGGCCTGTTTATCGGCGCATCCAATCAATTGGGGGAGTTTGAATCTGGCTTAACTGCACATTGGTTTGGCCCTCAAGTCGCAGTGGTGTTGGGCGGGGTGGGAACAGTGCTAGTCGCCGGTTTATGGATTAAATGGTTTCCAAACCTGTGGCATCGAGACGGGATGAGCCGAAAAGACGATTAG
- a CDS encoding NADPH-dependent oxidoreductase, translated as MGKVNEIKPDALIGQRYGQASFATLPAISPAIETLLSHRTVRAFTSAPLAEGTLELLVSAAQSAPSSSNLQVWSVVAIEDHERKARLAQLAGNQAHIHEAPLLLLFTVDLSRLKRIAENKQTPLAGIDYLDTLIMGFIDAALAAQNALVAAESLGLGTVYIGALRNKPEAVADELGLPAHVFPAFGLVVGHPDTQRPAAIKPRLPQRTVLHREQYSTGGEAEAIAKYDEILREFQRSQGLPAQDWSEQASNRLRGPESLNGRDQLSAALRRQGFVFQ; from the coding sequence ATGGGCAAAGTCAATGAAATCAAACCCGATGCACTAATTGGTCAACGCTATGGCCAAGCATCATTTGCCACCCTACCCGCCATTAGCCCCGCCATCGAAACCCTCCTAAGCCACCGTACCGTACGCGCCTTCACATCAGCCCCATTGGCTGAAGGGACACTGGAATTACTGGTATCGGCTGCGCAATCTGCGCCCAGCTCATCCAATCTACAGGTTTGGAGCGTGGTAGCGATTGAAGACCACGAGCGCAAAGCACGCTTGGCACAATTGGCGGGTAATCAGGCTCATATCCATGAAGCACCATTATTGTTGTTATTTACCGTGGATCTATCACGACTAAAACGCATCGCAGAAAACAAACAAACTCCGCTTGCTGGCATTGATTATCTGGATACGCTGATCATGGGGTTTATTGACGCGGCATTGGCGGCACAAAATGCGCTGGTTGCCGCAGAGTCGCTTGGCCTAGGCACGGTTTATATTGGCGCACTACGCAATAAGCCTGAGGCCGTTGCGGATGAATTGGGTTTGCCAGCGCATGTTTTTCCCGCGTTTGGCCTCGTGGTTGGACACCCCGATACCCAACGTCCGGCGGCAATTAAGCCTCGCCTACCCCAGCGCACGGTATTACACCGCGAGCAATACAGTACCGGCGGTGAAGCTGAGGCGATTGCTAAGTATGATGAAATCTTGCGGGAGTTTCAGCGTAGCCAAGGCCTGCCAGCGCAAGACTGGAGCGAACAAGCCAGCAATCGCCTGCGTGGGCCTGAATCACTCAATGGCCGTGATCAACTTAGCGCAGCATTACGCCGGCAGGGGTTTGTTTTTCAATAA
- a CDS encoding LLM class flavin-dependent oxidoreductase, with protein sequence MTTHRQIKLGVFLSPSGHHAAAWRHPDTNPAGSTDFEHFKKLAKIAEAAKFDTIFTADSDGIWGGSGDADLRSRRELSTGFEPITLYSALSAVTKNIGFVATASTTYNEPWHIARKYASLDLISGGRAAWNVVTSGNAEAAYNFGLDAHPDHAERYRRAEEFVEVVTGLWDSWEEGSHVYDKASGVYYDPDKQHILNHVGKYFKVKGPLNVPRSPQGHPVLVQAGSSEPGRDLAAKTAEAIFAAWQTLEDAQAFYRDVKGRAEKLGRNPDHIKILPGVYPVIGRTEAEALAKKEQLRELIDPKIGLSLLASLGGLEGLRDYDLDGPVPQDLPETNNNKSRQRLLLDLAARENLTIRGLYEWVAGARGHRVIHGTPESIADQLEDWFVNGGADGFNLLAPTYPSGLVDFADLVVPILQKRGLFRTEYEASTLRGNLGLPIPANRYTLADYIGKVA encoded by the coding sequence ATGACTACACATCGCCAAATTAAACTCGGGGTATTTTTATCACCTTCTGGTCATCACGCTGCAGCGTGGCGGCATCCGGATACCAATCCGGCAGGCTCGACCGATTTTGAGCATTTCAAGAAACTGGCCAAAATTGCCGAAGCAGCCAAATTCGATACCATTTTTACCGCAGACAGTGACGGTATTTGGGGTGGTAGCGGCGATGCTGACTTGCGCAGCCGTCGCGAATTAAGCACCGGTTTTGAACCGATTACACTGTATTCTGCCCTGTCTGCAGTAACCAAAAACATCGGCTTCGTGGCCACCGCCTCAACCACATATAACGAGCCTTGGCATATTGCCCGCAAATACGCATCGCTAGATTTGATTAGCGGTGGCCGTGCGGCGTGGAACGTGGTGACATCAGGCAATGCCGAAGCGGCGTATAACTTTGGCCTTGATGCCCATCCCGATCATGCCGAGCGCTATCGCCGCGCGGAAGAATTTGTTGAGGTTGTGACCGGTCTGTGGGATAGCTGGGAAGAAGGCTCGCACGTTTACGATAAGGCCTCTGGCGTGTATTACGATCCAGACAAGCAGCATATTCTCAACCACGTTGGTAAATACTTTAAAGTGAAAGGCCCGCTCAATGTCCCTCGCTCGCCACAAGGCCATCCGGTGCTAGTGCAAGCTGGCTCATCCGAGCCGGGGCGCGATTTGGCCGCCAAAACGGCTGAAGCGATTTTCGCCGCGTGGCAAACCCTTGAAGATGCACAAGCCTTTTACCGCGATGTCAAAGGCCGCGCTGAAAAACTGGGTCGCAACCCGGATCACATTAAAATTCTGCCGGGCGTTTACCCCGTGATTGGTCGTACCGAAGCAGAAGCTTTGGCGAAAAAAGAGCAATTGCGTGAGCTGATCGACCCAAAAATCGGCCTGAGCCTGCTCGCTAGCTTGGGTGGTTTGGAAGGCCTGCGTGATTACGACCTTGATGGCCCTGTGCCACAAGACTTACCAGAAACTAATAACAACAAGAGCCGCCAACGCCTGCTGCTGGACTTGGCCGCACGCGAAAATCTGACGATCCGTGGTTTGTATGAGTGGGTGGCAGGTGCGCGTGGTCACCGGGTGATTCACGGCACGCCAGAGAGCATTGCCGATCAGCTAGAAGATTGGTTCGTCAATGGTGGCGCAGATGGTTTTAATCTGCTGGCGCCAACGTACCCAAGTGGCCTAGTCGATTTTGCTGATCTAGTCGTCCCAATCTTGCAAAAACGCGGCCTATTCCGCACCGAATACGAAGCCAGCACACTGCGCGGCAATTTGGGCTTACCAATCCCAGCCAATCGCTACACATTGGCCGACTACATTGGCAAAGTAGCCTAA
- a CDS encoding DUF3693 domain-containing protein — MKNINEIVDAALVKIGKDSDRQLSIYMGVSPQTISNWRSHRNAPDSYALMELQKILGIDAREILAIIEAERAKTEERRSYWEEIKAGFSKSGTSIAVAIALATMMTASPRPSEAAVRNEGKTDLKSVYYVKKESFRNCCRN, encoded by the coding sequence ATGAAAAATATCAACGAAATCGTGGATGCTGCACTAGTAAAAATCGGGAAAGACTCTGACAGGCAGCTTTCTATTTATATGGGTGTGTCACCGCAAACAATTAGTAACTGGAGAAGCCATAGAAACGCTCCAGATTCATATGCACTAATGGAATTGCAAAAAATTCTAGGGATTGATGCGCGGGAAATTTTGGCGATCATTGAGGCCGAACGCGCTAAAACTGAGGAAAGGCGAAGCTATTGGGAGGAAATCAAAGCAGGTTTTTCGAAATCGGGGACGTCTATTGCCGTGGCTATCGCGCTGGCGACGATGATGACTGCAAGCCCCCGCCCTAGTGAAGCTGCAGTAAGAAATGAGGGGAAAACTGACTTAAAATCTGTATATTATGTAAAGAAGGAGTCGTTTCGGAACTGTTGCAGAAACTAG
- a CDS encoding replication initiation factor domain-containing protein has product MNNQLQHLSQALVSEKPMNWADWYMQVAGRSFAAPVVADDAALPKLGYFKPDLPRNPHAFPYTVHASHFADIEAFLTAKASAERRDECARGASEAGAVGNLTTPTNNMGVTGKKEHDTIELVISDSGEVLEIPKRLGHGDDSSFIDWVNITFHLSTACRYSSALNKLDQLSIIRVMSAKLEMIFGYGVTDEGGNGCNYYKRSFILGDKWGQILIGGQNDTIMVMISGNGCAAAASGWESRLYDFLKNEAIRPKITRIDLAYDDLNGEQYSVDEALADHRLGLYSRTNRRPKCECIGDWDVPDGRGRTFYVGVRTSDRYLRVYEKGMQLGAKWHKWVRVELELKSKDTLIPFEILLSAGAYLAASYPALEWISEHKADRMLTKATVTEIGINKQIEITKKQQGNAIGALVEIFGPEEALRLITRNDKVPDRLKTHDFRFSAEPIHKKHEWLSAQELFEKMDANPSSNYDQEFFDDEFVYDEFNQSWQQAKIFQPEAAPF; this is encoded by the coding sequence ATGAACAATCAGCTACAGCACTTAAGCCAAGCCCTTGTATCAGAAAAGCCCATGAATTGGGCTGACTGGTATATGCAAGTTGCTGGTCGCTCTTTTGCTGCTCCGGTTGTTGCTGATGACGCCGCTTTGCCAAAGCTTGGCTATTTCAAGCCAGACTTACCTCGTAATCCTCACGCTTTTCCCTACACCGTCCATGCTTCGCATTTTGCGGATATTGAAGCCTTTTTGACAGCGAAGGCGTCCGCAGAGCGGCGCGACGAGTGCGCTCGAGGAGCAAGCGAAGCGGGCGCTGTCGGAAACCTTACGACCCCCACTAATAACATGGGGGTAACGGGTAAAAAAGAACACGACACTATCGAGTTGGTAATCTCCGATTCTGGTGAGGTTCTAGAAATCCCTAAACGCCTAGGCCACGGTGATGATTCATCATTTATCGACTGGGTCAACATTACTTTCCATCTTTCAACCGCTTGCCGCTATTCATCTGCACTAAACAAGCTAGACCAACTTTCAATCATTCGCGTGATGTCTGCCAAGCTCGAAATGATTTTCGGCTACGGCGTAACCGATGAAGGTGGTAACGGCTGCAACTATTACAAACGCTCGTTCATCCTTGGTGACAAATGGGGTCAAATCCTCATCGGTGGTCAGAATGACACCATTATGGTGATGATTTCCGGTAATGGCTGTGCTGCGGCTGCTTCTGGCTGGGAGTCACGCCTGTATGACTTCCTCAAAAATGAAGCTATCCGTCCCAAAATCACCCGAATCGACTTGGCCTATGACGATCTAAACGGCGAACAATATAGCGTCGATGAAGCATTAGCAGATCATCGCCTTGGTCTGTATTCACGCACAAACCGTAGACCTAAATGTGAATGTATTGGCGATTGGGACGTGCCAGACGGTAGAGGCCGCACCTTTTATGTCGGCGTTCGTACCTCTGACCGCTATCTGCGCGTTTACGAAAAGGGTATGCAGCTCGGCGCTAAGTGGCACAAGTGGGTGAGGGTAGAGCTAGAGCTAAAGTCAAAAGACACATTAATACCCTTTGAAATTCTGCTTTCTGCTGGTGCATACCTCGCAGCATCTTATCCAGCTCTTGAATGGATTTCAGAACATAAAGCCGACCGTATGCTAACAAAAGCAACTGTTACGGAAATCGGTATTAATAAACAGATTGAAATTACCAAAAAACAACAAGGTAACGCCATCGGCGCACTTGTTGAAATATTCGGTCCTGAAGAAGCATTACGCCTAATTACACGTAATGACAAAGTGCCAGATCGTTTAAAAACCCATGATTTCCGCTTCTCGGCTGAGCCTATTCATAAAAAACATGAATGGCTATCAGCTCAAGAATTATTCGAAAAAATGGATGCAAACCCATCAAGCAATTACGACCAAGAATTTTTTGACGATGAATTCGTGTATGACGAATTTAACCAGTCTTGGCAACAAGCCAAGATATTCCAACCAGAAGCAGCACCTTTTTAA
- a CDS encoding DUF2523 family protein, whose amino-acid sequence MADFFQMMYDWATSGVWSWAEQSIFYLLAKASIWWIELKTKTLVIAMSMAYQAISDLGISAMLNRAFGSVDSSVLGLMTYLKVPEGVNMLMSAALTKMMMRMVGL is encoded by the coding sequence ATGGCTGATTTTTTCCAAATGATGTATGACTGGGCTACATCCGGCGTTTGGTCATGGGCTGAGCAGTCAATCTTTTATCTACTCGCTAAAGCATCAATTTGGTGGATTGAACTTAAGACAAAAACCCTCGTTATTGCAATGAGCATGGCTTATCAAGCTATTTCCGACCTTGGTATTTCAGCCATGCTCAATCGTGCTTTTGGCTCTGTAGATTCAAGTGTTTTAGGCTTGATGACTTATTTGAAAGTGCCTGAAGGCGTCAATATGTTGATGTCTGCTGCACTTACCAAAATGATGATGCGTATGGTGGGCTTGTAA
- a CDS encoding zonular occludens toxin family protein, giving the protein MSILIYSGAPGSYKTYSAVNEQVIPAIKAGRVIVTNIRGLTTESCLEFFPDAPDSFEVIHVDTSLKEGRDKFARFFHWAPHGAFIIVDEAQYVFPSRWRDRELSALDFPLDETKKPADWPAETPFTAQDCAQVSNRPPDFVTAFDMHRHYNWDMVFTTPNIAKIHTEIRQAAEGGYHHKNLAVLGALFKGHYTQGYHDAQDPSKPSSYVTIERKRANKRVFKLYKSTATGTFSDTKAGTSIFKDPKILLLLFMAIAPFIYVGLTGLPHFLGGSPKSESVAQTQASKPATVAIPQVVVAQGSGAVIPASVNSQHDGAGTSDAFVIKHPLLNSSVRVIGRMQSSKIDRMVFEVRRDDGTVFTTDNKKLTALGYKVEINDDCLARIVFFPAQVEMFASCTDSQPHQQLFGPKAA; this is encoded by the coding sequence ATGTCTATCTTGATTTATTCAGGCGCTCCGGGTTCTTATAAAACCTACTCAGCTGTCAATGAACAGGTTATTCCTGCCATTAAAGCTGGCAGGGTAATCGTTACCAATATCCGCGGCCTTACCACTGAGTCATGTCTTGAGTTTTTTCCTGATGCCCCTGATTCATTTGAGGTAATACACGTTGATACCTCTTTAAAGGAAGGTCGTGATAAGTTCGCTCGTTTTTTCCACTGGGCGCCTCATGGAGCTTTCATCATTGTCGATGAAGCCCAGTATGTTTTTCCTTCACGTTGGCGCGATCGTGAACTATCAGCCTTAGATTTTCCGCTCGATGAAACAAAAAAGCCTGCTGACTGGCCTGCTGAAACACCTTTCACAGCCCAAGATTGTGCTCAAGTTTCTAACCGACCACCGGATTTTGTTACCGCATTTGATATGCATCGGCATTACAACTGGGATATGGTTTTCACCACACCCAATATTGCCAAGATTCACACTGAAATTCGCCAAGCTGCTGAGGGTGGCTATCACCATAAAAACTTAGCTGTGCTTGGTGCGCTATTTAAAGGCCACTACACACAGGGTTACCATGATGCACAAGACCCCAGCAAACCATCTAGCTATGTCACTATCGAGCGAAAACGCGCCAACAAACGAGTTTTCAAGCTCTACAAATCCACTGCAACCGGAACATTCAGCGATACAAAAGCCGGTACATCCATTTTTAAAGACCCTAAAATATTACTGCTTCTGTTTATGGCAATTGCCCCTTTTATTTATGTCGGTCTTACGGGGCTTCCTCACTTCTTGGGTGGATCGCCTAAAAGTGAGTCTGTTGCTCAAACTCAAGCCAGTAAGCCAGCTACTGTGGCGATTCCTCAAGTGGTTGTGGCTCAAGGTAGTGGTGCGGTTATTCCTGCTTCTGTTAATAGCCAGCATGACGGGGCGGGTACTTCGGATGCTTTTGTTATAAAACACCCGCTTCTGAATTCATCAGTCCGTGTCATAGGCCGTATGCAATCATCAAAAATTGATCGCATGGTGTTTGAGGTTCGTCGTGATGATGGTACGGTTTTCACAACTGATAACAAAAAATTGACTGCCCTGGGATATAAGGTTGAAATTAACGATGATTGCTTGGCGCGTATCGTCTTTTTCCCTGCCCAAGTTGAAATGTTCGCAAGTTGTACCGATTCACAACCACATCAACAACTATTCGGCCCCAAGGCGGCATGA